The Podospora pseudopauciseta strain CBS 411.78 chromosome 2 map unlocalized CBS411.78m_2, whole genome shotgun sequence genome has a window encoding:
- the ABR1 gene encoding ABR1-like multicopper oxidase (CAZy:AA1; COG:Q; EggNog:ENOG503PA2X; antiSMASH:Cluster_1) → MKSSGVLSLAALSFATAVKAATVTYDWTATWVWAAPDGVGRPVVGINNAWPCPQIDATVGDTVIINFTNNLGNQTSGLHFHGINQVQTPEMDGPSGVTQCPVPPGSTLQYKFVVDVGGTFWYHSHNMGQYPDGLRGVFLVHDPNDPYAGSYDEEVILTVSDWYHNESLTMVRNMLQPSNTRFAPPIPDGMIINEGAGLNVNFTKGRKYRFRMISFAALASAMIHFDSHDINIIMNDADYLQKEVKYQLRIATAQRYDFIIECIDRDNDNYPFLISLDINRDWTNPDLGPLQWPHNYTGYLTMDYNKPNTKKDVVHKWKPADDSHFKPYDNEAILGGNDTNYDTLIKMDFAFCTDANGYPRACFNNLTYIDQKVPALYSAATTGDDNSNPIVYGQINPFIVNYGDVVQIVVNNQDAATHPFHLHGHHFQVLDRPKTGTGDWSGRDTNYNQKPPRRDTVTVMAHSHAVLRFKATNPGTWLFHCHIEWHVEMGLTATIIEAPDRLRNLTFPQDHLDACNKMGIPVSGNAAGNTQDYLDTTGMVTVPPTIYNGAMYAGSSSKKRGLMGRLASGMGSFFF, encoded by the exons ATGAAGTCGTCTGGTGTTCTATCGCTTGCGGCTCTGTCTTTCGCTACGGCGGTCAAAGCAGCTACTGTTACCTATGACTGGACGGCAACCTGGGTCTGGGCAGCCCCAGATGGAGTTGGGAGGCCAGTGGTCGGCATCAACAATGCCTGGCCTTGTCCACAGATTGATGCCACGGTCGGTGATACTGTGATCATCAACTTCACCAACAATCTCGGGAATCAGACAAGTGGTCTCCATTTCCACGGCATCAACCAGGTTCAGACTCCCGAGATGGATGGGCCAAGCGGTGTTACCCAGTGCCCAGTACCTCCCGGCTCGACTCTCCAGTATAAATTCGTGGTTGATGTCGGCGGTACCTTTTGGT ATCACTCGCACAACATGGGTCAATACCCCGACGGCCTGCGCGGAGTTTTCCTTGTTCACGATCCTAATGACCCCTATGCCGGCTCGTACGATGAAGAGGTTATCTTGACGGTTTCTGATTG GTACCACAATGAGTCTCTTACCATGGTCCGCAACATGCTGCAGCCTAGCAATACTCGATTCGCTCCGCCCATTCCCGATGGCATGATCATCAACGAGGGAGCTGGGTTGAATGTCAACTTCACCAAAGGCAGGAAGTATCGCTTCCGCATGATCAGCTTCGCCGCCTTGGCTTCCGCCATGATTCACTTCGATTCTCACGACATTAACATCATCATGAATGACGCCGACTATCTGCAAAAGGAGGTCAAGTATCAGCTCCGCATTGCCACGGCTCAGCGTTACGACTTCATCATCGAGTGTATTGATCGAGACAACGACAACTACCCATTCTTGATCTCGCTGGATATCAACCGCGACTGGACAAATCCCGACTTGGGTCCCCTCCAATGGCCACACAACTACACCGGCTACCTCACCATGGATTACAACAAACCAAACACCAAGAAGGACGTAGTGCACAAGTGGAAACCTGCTGACGACTCCCACTTCAAGCCATATGACAACGAGGCGATCCTCGGGGGGAACGACACCAACTATGACACTCTGATCAAGATGGACTTCGCATTCTGCACAGATGCCAACGGCTACCCCCGCGCTTGCTTCAACAACCTGACATACATCGACCAAAAGGTACCCGCCTTGTACTCGGCCGCCACCACGGGCGACGACAACAGCAATCCCATCGTCTACGGCCAGATCAACCCCTTCATTGTCAACTACGGCGATGTTGTCCAGATCGTGGTCAACAACCAGGATGCTGCCACCCACCCTTTCCATCTCCACGGCCATCACTTCCAGGTTCTCGACCGCCCCAAGACCGGCACCGGGGACTGGTCCGGCAGGGATACCAACTACAACCAGAAGCCGCCCCGGCGCGACACCGTCACGGTCATGGCGCACTCGCACGCCGTCTTGCGGTTCAAGGCCACCAACCCAGGCACTTGGCTGTTCCATTGCCACATTGAGTGGCATGTCGAGATGGGCCTGACGGCCACCATCATTGAGGCGCCGGACAGGCTGAGAAACCTGACCTTCCCTCAGGATCATCTGGATGCTTGCAACAAGATGGGCATCCCGGTGAGTGGCAACGCGGCGGGCAATACGCAGGATTATTTGGATACCACGGGGATGGTGACGGTTCCGCCGACGATTTATAACGGGGCTATGTATGCTGGGTCTAGcagcaagaagagggggttgatggggaggctTGCCTCAGGGATGGGGAGTTTCTTCTTCTAG
- a CDS encoding uncharacterized protein (COG:K; antiSMASH:Cluster_1; EggNog:ENOG503P6X1), with product MSSYKKRGRVQIESDEEDIPQRKAAPAKKQKQERPKATPSGGKGTDGEGNAYWELGNNRRVGASKFKNATLVNLREYYTTPDGELRPGKKGISLSIDQYKAFLKAIPQLNEELRSQGVEVDDVPAGVGGSSRKPATKTESKKAKKSNIEVTSEEEEDDEEDEDGEDNE from the exons ATGTCGTCGTACAAGAAGAGAGGTCGCGTTCAGATCGAGAGCGATGAGGAAGACATTCCCCAGAGAAAGGCGGCTCCcgccaagaagcagaagcaggagcGTCCCAAGGCCACTCCAAGCGGCGGCAAAGGCACAGATGGAGAGGGCAACGCTTACTGGGAG CTTGGCAACAATCGTCGTGTCGGTGCTTCAAAGTTCAAGAATGCCACTCTGGTTAATCTTCGAGAGTACTACACCACACCGGATGGCGAGTTGAGGCCTGGTAAAAAG GGTATCTCGCTCTCTATTGACCAATACAAAGCCTTCCTCAAGGCCATCCCGCAATTGAACGAGGAATTGCGCTCGCAGGGGGTCGAGGTGGACGATGTTCCTGCTGGAGTTGGCGGCAGTAGCAGGAAACCTGCCACGAAGACCGAAtccaagaaggccaaaaaGTCCAACATTGAAGTGacgagcgaggaggaggaagacgatgaagaggatgaagacggggaggacAATGAGTAG
- the DPB2 gene encoding DNA-directed DNA polymerase epsilon, subunit B (COG:L; EggNog:ENOG503NVDX; antiSMASH:Cluster_1), translated as MMIVSSPSKSLKKKQSQENTSPEKRKRPKPLPAPFFGARKNVAAAENPIPSSSPAFATPAHPLRPFQPPAPAKAAILPIILPPPTLRPLAFRTFTKKHNLTLTSSALQELASFIGRHCGSGWREEGLAEKVLEEVARGWKNRNGGVIVDGASPELKDILKNLEGNMSGGRIITGVNGQRGGLSRQNSLMLEPSDEADHSKTRLGLRPTSLAREDSQASFGMSGIGLGGEDDELDEDGSKDARRWLKVVSAFEQPRFTYNVAKKHFERITTPPSLLPPPSHKTDSFRNRYHIIHQRLLRNESFQTSAVTSFSRSSSNASFRSHKITPIANLLGRHGTTHLLLGMLIVLPTGALAISDLTGAITLDLSHAAAIPHDSAWFTPGMIVLVDGIYEEEEESVGKGLSGSSGVGGTIGGRFQGFFIGQPPCEKRRATLGVSGLDGMAGDEEHTIGGGFGWIDFLGVGSERAIGSKMRKLEQRLLRQQPAGQQRSRIVILGEINLDQPRSLQALKKVLSLYATDGEGETPMSFIITGNFTSCGVMASHGGGATTGAGGAGSIEYKEYFDALASTLADFPTLLTTATFVFVPGDNDGWVSAFGGGAAVPLPRRGVPGLFTSRVRRTFAAANQEAGLTGEKKGGEAVWTSNPSRLSLFGPGHEVVVFRDDISARLRRANVRLKGKEAGGDGDVEMAGATQDNGDAMEVDGDEQQQEQRPSPVADPNAMPYDVLAARKLVKTILDQGYLAPFRQSIRPVHWDYTSPLYLYPLPTAVVLVDTTAPPFCVTYEGCHVMNPSSILVSGKKGVARWIEYEAGRTGKVRECTF; from the exons ATGATGATCGTTTCCAGTCCCTCAAAGTCCctcaaaaagaaacaaagcCAAGAAAACACCAGCCCCGAAAAGCGCAAACGCCCAAAACCTCTTCCCGCCCCTTTCTTCGGTGCTCGGAAGAAtgttgcagcagcagaaaaCCCAATcccgtcttcctcgcctgcttTCGCAACTCCCGCCCACCCTTTGCGACCCTTCCAACCACCAGCGCCCGCCAAAGCTGCAATCCTACCTATTATCCTGCCCCCGCCTACGCTCCGACCCCTTGCCTTTAGAACTTTTACCAAGAAACACAACTTGACTCTTACATCCTCTGCTCTACAAGAACTAGCCTCTTTTATCGGCCGACACTGCGGGTCAGGATGGCGAGAGGAAGGGCTAGCGGAGAAGGTGCTGGAAGAGGTAGCTAGGGGGTGGAAGAACAGGAATGGCGGGGTGATTGTTGACGGCGCAAGCCCAGAGCTGAAGGATATACTGAAGAATTTGGAGGGAAATATGAGCGGTGGGAGGATTATCACGGGAGTTAATGGTCAGAGAGGTGGCCTCAGCCGGCAGAATAGTTTGATGCTGGAACCAAGTGACGAGGCAGACCACTCCAAGACCAGGTTGGGGCTGCGCCCTACGAGTTTGGCAAGAGAGGACAGCCAGGCTAGTTTTGGTATGTCGGGTATTGGGTTGGGcggggaagatgatgagcttgatgaggatggaagCAAAGACGCaaggaggtggttgaaggtTGTGTCGGCTTTTGAGCAGCCGAGGTTTACGTATAATGTGGCCAAGAAGCACTTTGAAAG AATAACAACTCCTCCAAGCCTGCTCCCACCGCCCTCTCACAAAACCGACAGCTTCCGCAACCGTTACCACATCATTCACCAACGTCTGTTGAGGAATGAATCCTTCCAAACCTCTGCCGTCACCTCCTTTTCCCGCTCATCCTCTAACGCTTCCTTCCGCTCCCATAAAATCACCCCCATCGCCAACTTACTGGGTCGCCATGGCACCACTCACCTCCTGCTAGGCATGCTAATCGTCCTCCCCACCGGTGCCCTAGCCATATCCGACCTAACCGGAGCCATCACCCTTGACCTTTCTCACGCAGCAGCCATCCCCCATGACTCGGCCTGGTTCACACCAGGTATGATCGTCCTGGTAGACGGCATCtacgaagaggaagaagaatccGTCGGCAAGGGACTGTCTGGCAGTTCGGGAGTAGGAGGCACGATAGGAGGCCGATTCCAAGGTTTCTTCATCGGACAGCCTCCCTGTGAGAAACGGCGCGCTACCTTGGGTGTTAGCGGGCTGGATGGCATGGCTGGGGACGAGGAGCATACCATTGGGGGTGGATTCGGATGGATTGATTTCCTCGGGGTAGGGAGTGAACGCGCCATTGGCAGCAAGATGAGAAAACTGGAACAGCGGCTGCTACGACAGCAACCCGCCGGCCAGCAACGATCACGGATCGTGATACTCGGTGAAATCAACCTTGACCAACCGAGGAGTTTGCAAGCCCTGAAAAAGGTGCTCAGTTTGTATGCCACCgacggggaaggggagacACCGATGAGCTTTATCATTACCGGCAATTTCACCAGTTGCGGGGTGATGGCCAGCCATGGTGGGGGGGCTACGacgggggcgggaggggcgGGGAGTATAGAGTACAAGGAGTACTTTGACGCGCTGGCGTCGACGCTGGCGGATTTTCCCACCTTGTTGACCACGGCGACGTTTGTGTTTGTGCCTGGCGATAACGACGGGTGGGTTTCGgcttttgggggaggggcggcgGTGCCGTTGCCGAGAAGGGGGGTTCCGGGGTTGTTCACCAGCCGGGTGAGGAGGACGTTTGCAGCGGCGAACCAAGAGGCGGGATtgacgggggagaagaaggggggggaggcggtgtGGACTAGTAATCCGAGTCGGTTGAGTTTGTTTGGGCCTGGTcatgaggtggtggtgtttaggGATGACATCTCGGCTaggctgaggagggcgaatgtgaggttgaaggggaaggaggcggggggggatggggatgtggagaTGGCTGGGGCAACGCAGGACAATGGGGATGCtatggaggtggatggggatgagcagcagcaggagcaacGACCGTCACCGGTGGCAGATCCGAATGCGATGCCGTATGATGTGTTGGCGGCAAGAAAACTGGTCAAGACGATTCTGGATCAGGGCTATCTGGCTCCATTCCGACAGTCGATCAGGCCGGTTCATTGGGATTACACTTCTCCGCTGTATCTCTACCCGCTTCCGACcgcggtggtgctggttgatACGACCGCTCCACCATTTTGCGTCACCTACGAGGGCTGTCATGTCATGAATCCGAGTAGCATTCTGGTGAGCGGGAAGAAGGGCGTGGCCAGGTGGATCGAGTATGAAGCTGGGAGGACCGGGAAAGTGAGGGAGTGCACATTCTAG
- a CDS encoding uncharacterized protein (antiSMASH:Cluster_1): MSLLWVLWIFPLPVLSYAPFLGHLFICDHRDFPSVHVEPSHYLQLVFSLDSIKPTKIFSQCSSKATPVQSLNVNSTSTAESFTSPSSSSLLTTPQNYSPSPATHTSNFHHFVPHILISILIKVSPDFSSKLHSLFILSLLTTLPYRH; this comes from the exons ATGTCTCTCCTTTGGGTCTTGTGGATCTTTCCTCTTCCCGTTCTCTCCTACGCTCCCTTTCTTGGCCATCTCTTTATCTGTGACCACAGAGATTTTCCTTCAGTTCATGTAGAGCCATCACATTACTTGCAGCTCGTATTCTCACTTGATTCCATAAAACCAACGAAGATCTTTAGTCAAT GTTCATCCAAGGCAACACCAGTGCAAAGTCTCAATGTCAACTCAACCTCTACAGCCGAGTCTTTCACCAgcccttcatcttcatcactcCTAACCACACCTCAAAACTATTCACCCTCCCCAG CCACCCACACAAGCAACTTTCATCACTTCGTCCCGCACATTCTCATCTCCATCTTAATCAAGGTGAGCCCTGACTTTTCATCCAAACTTCATTCTCTATTCATTCTATCTCTTTTAACAACACTACCTTATCGTCATTAA
- a CDS encoding uncharacterized protein (antiSMASH:Cluster_2; COG:U; EggNog:ENOG503NYKQ) — protein sequence MSQQDAPSSGATPDCTMEDRKDLEPSAIAATAATEKPTLDESTVAAIVAAADNAVPSPPNAPPTDDSVSTKVFRFLSTATPETLGGVAVGLAATTYLVLGRLGLVLIGAFGGIVTFIQWEQRNPDVARIVRGERGIDVLARLLETKNKVIQEKEEGADAQDCALIRGFEDLRPETREAMNELVDAVVDNYVRWWYSPIVLSDKFFPLACRKTLTAFLTSASNHLARKRPADAFLDVLTNSSSIVVVFFSELSNAFTELPADSKLSAADAVYNYLAAHPDSNLASLLNQKQQANKFRMISEDLLNFLERSSYECEPARVFLREMLAGVVLEMTLQSFSKPEFINSWIVYLLEAGEPDLNQAIDVGMQTGPDVAFADIDGNVGNIGLTKGNRNSFDHERARRKESLAHKKKLSKAEEEMELAMEEMKRLNQMIADETTLLAESSQNEPKHHEATTTTETQNGQETQGDSASQPKPVDTTSKDLSKSIGSDSSSSKNDVINTPVTPLSATTPSSQTSPSASQNPPAVAATAGFTSFDQLVPPAREGSEVDSIVEAAKPPLTVHNANITVLDEPGDKPIKSKPVWDYLVQIEPATTLYPGWMIIRKYSDFEVLHEVLRRIATISGAVIFSQQHNVLPPWKNHTRTSLRIELERYLKDACQHQSLAESEGLRKFMERDNGHLPQPKSGLQAFEKIGKNVLGVLASAPLEGSKAVMDGVTGVLGNIGLGPQKKPAPAPSPPPSALQDVTAASRLSMSTLSRNDSTLSLNRLTSKTRDSIDSQRSSVVATQPPRLPAMDRRPSYNSQGDAEPEASLRPSRASTRNSREQSRTSSRAPARSPSILSFDGFRLPPPPDMITDDYESPISPQGRLPEHLTHHSRSLTMPTLSSQRINGPPLTGKQHTKLSEQETRVAVELMFAVINEMYTLSSAWNIRRTLLAAAKSFLLRPGNPSLLSIQTLIQQSVLDANTSDAGIAAHLKKLRQNVMPTEEEKKERPVEMTAEEKEALRVKARKLLIESGVPAALMGVMGQAATSEALGRLFDCLQIEEVARGLMFGVVLQAVRTVTH from the coding sequence ATGAGCCAACAAGATGCGCCTAGCTCGGGCGCGACTCCCGATTGCACAATGGAAGATCGCAAAGATCTCGAACCCAGCGCGATAGCTGCGACCGCTGCGACCGAGAAACCGACACTTGACGAGAGCACCGTTGCAGCGAtcgttgctgctgctgacaaCGCAGTTCCGAGCCCTCCGAATGCGCCGCCCACAGACGACAGTGTTTCGACCAAAGTGTTTCGCTTTCTGTCCACAGCAACGCCAGAAACACTAGGTGGTGTAGCGGTTGGTCTGGCTGCCACGACATACCTGGTCCTGGGGAGACTCGGTCTCGTGTTAATAGGGGCATTCGGCGGGATAGTTACTTTCATCCAATGGGAGCAACGGAACCCTGATGTGGCACGAATCGTCCGCGGTGAAAGAGGCATTGACGTCCTCGCACGACTGCTAGAGACCAAAAACAAGGTCATtcaagagaaggaggagggcgccGACGCTCAGGATTGTGCCTTGATTCGCGGATTTGAGGATCTGAGGCCCGAAACCCGTGAGGCCATGAATGAACTCGTCGATGCTGTTGTCGACAACTATGTAAGGTGGTGGTACTCACCAATCGTGTTATCAGACAAGTTCTTCCCACTGGCTTGTCGGAAGACGCTTACAGCGTTCTTAACGTCGGCATCCAACCACCTTGCGAGAAAGCGACCGGCCGACGCGTTTCTTGACGTTCTGACAAACTCGTCCTCTATCGTGGTTGTGTTCTTTTCCGAACTATCCAATGCCTTTACAGAGTTGCCGGCCGACTCTAAGCTCTCAGCGGCGGATGCTGTCTACAATTACCTGGCTGCTCATCCAGACTCTAATCTGGCCAGCCTGTTGAACCAAAAGCAGCAGGCAAACAAGTTCCGAATGATTTCAGAAGACCTGCTCAACTTTTTGGAGCGTTCCTCGTACGAATGTGAACCAGCCAGAGTGTTTCTGAGGGAGATGCTGGCCGGTGTTGTTTTGGAAATGACACTTCAGTCTTTCTCAAAGCCTGAATTCATCAATTCCTGGATTGTTTATCTTCTAGAGGCCGGTGAGCCGGATCTCAATCAGGCTATCGACGTGGGAATGCAGACTGGTCCTGATGTGGCGTTTGCAGATATTGACGGCAATGTGGGCAACATCGGGCTCACTAAGGGCAATAGGAATTCTTTTGATCATGAGCGGGCGAGGCGCAAAGAATCCTTGGCGCACAAAAAGAAGCTCAGCAAAGCTGAGGAAGAGATGGAACTGGCCATGGAAGAAATGAAACGACTGAACCAGATGATTGCAGATGAGACTACGCTCTTGGCCGAGTCGTCTCAAAACGAACCGAAGCACCACGAAGCAACGACTACAACCGAAACCCAGAATGGGCAGGAAACCCAGGGGGATTCAGCATCCCAACCTAAGCCGGTTGATACCACGTCAAAAGATCTGTCAAAGAGCATCGGCAGCGATAGCTCTTCAAGCAAGAACGATGTTATCAATACGCCTGTAACACCTCTTTCTGCCACCACACCTTCGAGCCAAACGTCCCCTTCGGCATCGCAAAATCCACCAGCAGTGGCAGCGACAGCGGGCTTCACAAGCTTCGACCAGCTTGTGCCCCCAGCTCGAGAGGGATCGGAGGTTGACTCTATAGTGGAGGCTGCCAAACCACCATTGACGGTACACAACGCTAACATCACTGTTCTCGATGAGCCTGGTGACAAGCCGATCAAGTCTAAACCCGTCTGGGATTATCTAGTTCAGATCGAACCTGCCACCACACTCTATCCTGGCTGGATGATCATCAGAAAGTACAGCGACTTTGAGGTACTCCATGAAGTGTTGAGGCGGATTGCGACTATATCAGGTGCTGTCATCTTCTCACAGCAGCACAATGTGCTCCCTCCCTGGAAAAACCACACCCGCACTTCCTTGAGGATCGAACTAGAGCGCTATCTGAAAGACGCCTGCCAGCACCAGAGTTTGGCTGAAAGCGAGGGCTTGAGAAAGTTTATGGAGAGAGACAACGGGCATCTTCCCCAGCCGAAATCAGGCCTCCAAGCATTTGAAAAGATTGGCAAGAACGTGTTGGGGGTATTGGCGAGCGCACCCTTGGAGGGCTCCAAAGCTGTGATGGATGGCGTGACTGGAGTGTTGGGGAATATCGGACTGGGACCGCAGAAAAAGCCAGCGCcggccccatcaccaccaccttccgCCCTACAGGATGTGACAGCGGCCAGCCGCCTTTCTATGTCAACCCTTTCTCGAAATGACAGTACTCTGTCGCTGAATCGGTTGACCAGCAAGACTCGTGACAGCATAGACAGTCAGCGCTCGTCGGTAGTGGCCACCCAGCCGCCCAGACTTCCCGCTATGGATCGTCGTCCTAGTTATAACTCTCAAGGTGATGCGGAACCTGAAGCCAGCTTGCGTCCATCAAGAGCGTCAACCAGAAACAGCAGAGAGCAAAGCAGAACTTCTAGCCGAGCGCCTGCACGTTCACCTTCTATTCTCAGTTTCGATGGGTTCCgtcttcctcccccacccgACATGATCACGGACGACTACGAATCCCCCATTAGCCCCCAAGGGCGCTTACCAGAGCATCTTACTCACCATTCCCGCTCGCTGACGATGCCCACCCTCAGCAGTCAGCGGATTAACGGCCCGCCATTGACAGGGAAGCAGCACACAAAGCTCTCTGAGCAAGAGACTAGGGTAGCAGTGGAGCTCATGTTTGCCGTCATCAACGAAATGTACAccctctcctcggcctggAACATTCGGAGAACACTCCTCGCGGCCGCCAAGTCATTTCTTCTCCGCCCAGGCAATCCCTCGCTGTTGTCAATCCAGACCTTGATTCAGCAGTCTGTCCTTGACGCCAATACGTCTGACGCCGGAATCGCCGCCCATTTGAAGAAGTTGAGGCAGAATGTAATGCCTactgaagaggagaagaaggagcggCCAGTAGAGATGACTGCTGAGGAAAAGGAAGCCTTGAGGGTCAAGGCAAGGAAGTTGCTGATCGAGAGTGGGGTACCGGCTGCCTTGATGGGAGTTATGGGACAGGCGGCGACGAGCGAGGCACTGGGACGGTTATTTGACTGCTTACAGATCGAGGAAGTGGCAAGGGGATTAATGTTTGGAGTTGTGCTACAGGCTGTGAGGACTGTCACGCACTGA
- a CDS encoding uncharacterized protein (EggNog:ENOG503P1W5; antiSMASH:Cluster_1) has protein sequence MILSTRLQVPRQLPRVVRGISTLPNNSNIKVFPHPTQPSSYLLTLLSRDPPTPSLAIGTTAAIPPTPRSFQHNPKFLTILDEVLTKHAIDDPGLKAQAQAFASPGGFTFIHNPGKKDRGAGGGGGASAEGGPGGAGVGGWVHLSDARNPPDFGRIAWPEDIFGSVEVNGKGKIVGNYQRSGTYRIVTNQGM, from the exons ATGATACTGTCAACACGTCTCCAGGTCCCAAGACAGCTCCCCCGTGTGGTGCGGGGCATTTCAACCCTCCCTAACAACTCCAATATC AAAGTCTTCCCTCACCCAACTCAACCCTCTTCATATCTCCTCACATTGCTCTCCAGAGACCCACCAACACCTTCACTCGCCATTGGCACCACTGCCGCTATCCCACCTACCCCCAGGTCCTTCCAGCACAATCCTAAATTTCTCACCATATTGGATGAGGTCCTCACCAAGCATGCCATCGACGATCCCGGCTTGAAAGCTCAAGCTCAGGCTTTTGCCTCTCCTGGCGGATTTACCTTCATTCACAATCCAGGAAAAAAGGATaggggagctgggggtggcggtggtgcgaGTGCCGAAGGCGGTCCTGGTGGAGCTGGagttggtggatgggtgCATCTGAGTGACGCGAGAAATCCTCCTGATTTCGGGAGGATAGCTTG GCCAGAGGACATCTTTGGAAGTGTGGAGGTCAATGGGAAAGGTAAAATTGTTGGCAACTACCAGCGGAGTGGGACGTACCGAATTGTGACGAATCAGGGAATGTGA
- a CDS encoding uncharacterized protein (antiSMASH:Cluster_2; COG:S; EggNog:ENOG503NYKH) has product MKFIIAAPATLALVYRAYSKNSLTPFGIFAAALTAIAHAVHPWNLPFVLLVVFFLAGTRATHVKENIKANLTLKATGSSPSGGGEGPRTHVQVFANSLTATILTLLHAYQLHARKQALLSNASSPDNGTLCFSWKGDLLVIGIIANYACVAADTFSSELGILSKSSPRLITSWKLKKVPRGTNGGVTLVGLGAGLLGSIIIVTTSVLFLPFCTADSKTLPGGGQPWDVKERQALILGLTVSGLLGSVMDSVLGGLFQRSVKDVRSGKIVEGEGGERVLVASPVVIPGHHHKPGQEEDAGAEIKAKLLRGEGKDAVEETAGSSAVEEGDHVVDLKKRYDPKNKQRKSSFGDERPSREVVTGWDLLDNNDVNFLMAFGMSFGAMAVAGWYWGVSLWTIVPGGVAV; this is encoded by the exons ATGAAATTCATCATCGCCGCGCCAGCGACTTTGGCGCTGGTCTACCGCGCCTACAGCAAGAACAGCCTCACTCCGTTCGGTATCTTCGCCGCAGCCCTCACCGCCATCGCTCACGCAGTCCACCCCTGGAACCTCCCCTTCGTTCTGCTagtcgtcttcttcctggCAGGAACAAGAGCCACTCAC GTAAAAGAAAACATCAAAGcaaacctcaccctcaaaGCAAccggctcctccccctcgggCGGCGGCGAAGGGCCCCGTACCCACGTCCAGGTCTTCGCCAACTCTTTAACCGCTAcaatcctcaccctccttcaCGCGTATCAACTCCACGCAAGGAAACAAGCCCTTTTGtccaacgcctcctccccgGACAACGGAACCCTCTGCTTCTCATGGAAAGGCGACCTCCTAGTCATCGGCATAATCGCAAACTACGCCTGCGTGGCAGCCGACACGTTCTCCTCCGAACTCGGGATCCTGTCAAAGTCCTCTCCAAGGCTGATCACAAGCTGGAAACTGAAAAAAGTGCCCCGAGGCACAAACGGGGGTGTCACCCTTGTAGGGTTGGGAgcggggttgttgggaaGTATAATCATCGTCACCACCTCTGTCTTGTTCCTGCCGTTTTGCACCGCCGATTCAAAGACCTTACCCGGTGGAGGGCAGCCCTGGGATGTCAAGGAACGGCAAGCTCTCATTTTAGGGTTGACGGTCTCGGGTTTGCTGGGTAGTGTGATGGATTCTGTTCTTGGAGGCCTGTTCCAGAGGAGCGTCAAAGATGTTAGGAGCGGGAAGATTgtcgagggggaaggaggggagagggtgttggttGCTAGTCCGGTTGTTATCCCTGGTCATCATCACAAAcctgggcaggaggaggatgcgggAGCGGAGATCAAGGCTAAGCTTCTTCGTGGCGAGGGGAAGGATGCGGTTGAGGAGACTGCGGGGTCTTctgctgtggaggagggggatcaCGTTGTGGATTTGAAGAAGAGGTATGACCCGAAGAATAAGCAGCGGAAGTCGAGTTTTGGGGATGAGAGGCCTTCTCGGGAGGTGGTTACTGGGTGGGACTTGCTTGATAATAACGATGTGAACTTTTTGATGGCGTTTGGGATGAGCTTTGGGGCAATGGCAGTGGCGGGGTGGTATTGGGGGGTTTCGCTTTGGACGATTGTCCCGGGAGGAGTCGCGGTTTAG